The DNA window TTTCGTATAACGAACTAGGGGAGACGACGTTCCCTGGCCCTGAGTCCCGACCCTGTGGTATTCCCCGTTTATTTCGGACAGTAAATTAAGCACATCGCTTTTCATATAACTTTCTAAATGCAATAGGGGAAGTAAAGCCTAAAGTAGAATGGATTCTTTTTCGATTGTAGAATATTTCGATATAAAAGAAGAGATTCTTCTTTGCTTCTTCTATACTTTTAAATTTAACATGCCTAATTAATTCAGACTTTAACGTTTTGAAAAAGGACTCAGAAACTGCGTTGTCCCAACAATCACCTTTCCTACTCATGCTTTGCTTCATCTTATTGTCATTCAATTTCATTCTGAATTCTTTCGAGGCATATTGAATTCCCCGATCAGAGTGAAAAATACAGTTTCGTTTTGGTTTATGAAGTTTAACCGCTTTATCTAAACACGAAATTAAAGAATTTGTTTCTAAGCTCTCACTTAATTCCCAGCCGACTATTTCCCTATTATACAAATCTATAATAGTTGTTAGATAAAACCATCTACCATTAATTTCTAGATAGGTAATGTCTGAACACCAAACACAGCCAGGCATTTTGCTTGTGAAATTCCTCTTTAATAAATTGGGTGATATACTTTTACCGTGATTTGACTTAGTGGTAGTGGGATGAAACTTTTTGACAGTTTTACTACGTAAATTAGTTATTTTCATCAAACGTTCAACTAGTTTCTTGTTACATAGATACCCCTTTGATAACAGAATTTTATGTATCTTAGGACTTCCATAAATTTCAAATGACTCCGTATGAATTTGTTTTATCTCAGTAAGTAAGAGTAAATTAAATACTTTTCTTCTACTTAACTTTCGATTTTTCCAATTATAAAAACCACTCTTTGAGACTTCTAACGCCTTGCACATTTTCACCACTTTAAAACAGGATTTGTTATCTTTGATAAACTGATACTTTCCTATTTTTGTCGTGAGTCCTTTGTGAAAATGCCGATTGACTTTTTTAATATCTGAACCTCTTCTTCAAGTTGCTGGATTCGTTTCTCCTTTTCTTTAAGAATGGACTCAAATTCTTTTTTCCCCTGTTTAACTGTAACTGGACTAGTTTCTTTTTTGATTTCAGTCATATATTTATCTCTCCATTCCCTAAGAGTCGATTCAGGTATACCTAATTCGTCTGCAGTATATTTGGCTCTTCTTCCATTTTCTAGATAACGTTTTACCGATTCAATTTTAAACTCATGAGGATAGCCTCTTCTTTCGCGATTCATATTGCTCCTTCGCGAAGGCTTTATTTTAATGTCCAATTATTTGGGGGAATACTAGGGACGTTAGGGATTGGCACGACGCTTGCGAAGGCAAGAGGAGTGCCAAAAGCCTATGTGTCGTAGACCGAGCGAGGGCGTAAGTCCCGAAGAGAAGCGGTTAGTCGCTGTTATACGACGTTTCGAAAATCTAAAGTTACATTAAATTTATGGTGATTTTCATTTATACTTGAAACTTTGTATGCGAATTTACTATTAAAGCTTATTTCTATATTGTGTAGCTTACAAATCTGCTTTGCTAAAAATAATCCTGTTCCAGTGCCTTGATAACCTAGCGAATTTTTTGGGCGAAATCCCTTCTGTGAAAGTTTTTGTAATTCTGTGGGATCTATTTCTGGACCAATATTTTCAATTTCAATTTTTTTTAATTTATCATCAAAAGTTATATTTATTTCTTCCATCGATGGTGAATATTTGACGGCATTATCAATTAGAATATATGGTAGAATATCAAATATTTGGAATCCGTTGATTGTCATCTTTGAATATCCATTTAGGTTTATTTGAATTTTTTTAAATTTGCATGTTGTATAGAGAATTTTTTTAACTTTATCAAATTTCTTGTATATTGATATATTTGATAATTTGGCAGTCGTGATCGCCTCTGGATTGTGAAAATATTCATACGAATCTAATCTGATAGATAAGAGGTTCGTCGATGCAAGAATATTTCGAATCAAATTTAAATGGCTTGTTGCATCGTCATCGTTATATTGTTCATGTAATATTTTCGATAATTCGGTACTTTGAGTGACCAAGTCTCTATTGATTTTACGAACTTCGTGAAAAACATCCGTTATTAGTGCTTTGTCATCATTTATTTGTAACAATGTAGCTTCTTGATTTGATTCTACAGATATTGCTTTTCTTACCTCTTCTTCTGTGAGAAAATTGTTTTTACTTTTGATTGATGATAATTTCTTATCGTTAAATTTATCTTTGATTAAGAGGGAGCTGTAGATTTTATTTTTGAGGATATCTGTGACTATCGTGTTATAACCATATGGACATATACTTATACCTGGTTTATTAATTTTTTCATAGTGCCTTATGCATTTATCACCAAAGATCTCGCTACAGTATGAATTTAATGAGAATACAGTTCCGTGATATATTTTTTTATCATATCGGTTATAGAATGGAAGCATTCTTTAAATACCAATTCCTTTTGTAATTACATTCGCAATTAAATTTAACATAATCTGTTTCATATCAGCTTGCAAAATGTTTAGAACTTTTTGGTTATGAAATTTATTTTCATTTGTGATGACGCTGTTTACAAAAGCATTTTCAATTTTGATTAAATTTATAGAAGATATTCCCATTGAAAGTAGACGGTTTCTTGTTTTTATCCATTGATTTATGGGATTTACTGCTATTTTTATCGCTTGATCTAATGCATCAGCCCATTCGTCTAAAGTACTATCTTTCTTCATCGTAAAGTCGCAAAGTTGAAAGAATTTATTGTAAGTAGGATCAAATCTTTCCCCAGTATATGCAATTACTACTTTATGTGGGAAATATTTTACAATCTCGGAAATTATATATCCTCCCTCGTATTCGGATTTAAATGCAGCTCCAACACCTTTTATATCGCATAATACGACTGGATAAGATGCTATTGACTGAATGGCTTTTATATCACCTATTTCTTTTATGTTAAAATCTCTATCCCGTAAGTTATTTCCTGAAATAAATGGTTCATCATCGATCACCGCAATAGAGGTGTTTTTTCTTAGTTCACCAACATTTTGTTCGATTATCCCCTTTAGATCTTCTAGTGATTTTGGTCTTCCTATTACAAAAAACATGTTGTATCTCCAAATTTATTTTTTCGAAATGTCGTATAACGAATCAGCCTTAACGACGTTCCGTGTAGCTGAGCCTCTGTAGGAGGCGTTAGCGTAACACGGAATGTGCCTTTAGGCCGAGCGAGGGTCCCACAAAGCCTAGATTTCATCAGAAATCTGAGGCGCAGTGGAAAAGAGCCCGAGTGAGCGTTAAGGCGCTGTTAATTGCAGTTAGTTAGTATAGAATAAGATAAAAGTCGAAAGGGTCCTACAATCCAGCGCAAATTTCTCTTAAATCTTAAAAAGCAAAAATCTTTAACTGCACTTTAATGGAGAGGACAGTTTTAATTGTTCTCTTCCAAAGCGTTAATCGACAAAACCCTCTTAAAAAATTTGCGCGTTTTCTTCTGAAGATCAACTAATTGCAATTAACGAACTAGACTAGCCGACGTAGGCTGGCCCTGAGTCCCGAACGGGACGTTAGGGACTGGCCACGACACTTGCGTAGGCAAGGGGAGTGCCAGAAGCCTATGTGTCGCAGACCGAGCGAGGCCTTGTGCCGAAGCGAAGCGTTAAGTTGCTGTTATCTGCAGTCACCAGTTAACTAAATGTTTTTTAATTTTTCTTCAATTTCTTCGAAATCATCAGTAGCAATTGATATGAATTTAAATTTGTTTGATTTGTTAAATTCTTGTATTAAATTATGAGCAGGTTGGCTTAATCTACTATTT is part of the Leptospira noumeaensis genome and encodes:
- a CDS encoding IS3 family transposase codes for the protein MKKVNRHFHKGLTTKIGKYQFIKDNKSCFKVVKMCKALEVSKSGFYNWKNRKLSRRKVFNLLLLTEIKQIHTESFEIYGSPKIHKILLSKGYLCNKKLVERLMKITNLRSKTVKKFHPTTTKSNHGKSISPNLLKRNFTSKMPGCVWCSDITYLEINGRWFYLTTIIDLYNREIVGWELSESLETNSLISCLDKAVKLHKPKRNCIFHSDRGIQYASKEFRMKLNDNKMKQSMSRKGDCWDNAVSESFFKTLKSELIRHVKFKSIEEAKKNLFFYIEIFYNRKRIHSTLGFTSPIAFRKLYEKRCA
- a CDS encoding transposase translates to MNRERRGYPHEFKIESVKRYLENGRRAKYTADELGIPESTLREWRDKYMTEIKKETSPVTVKQGKKEFESILKEKEKRIQQLEEEVQILKKSIGIFTKDSRQK
- a CDS encoding sensor histidine kinase; amino-acid sequence: MLPFYNRYDKKIYHGTVFSLNSYCSEIFGDKCIRHYEKINKPGISICPYGYNTIVTDILKNKIYSSLLIKDKFNDKKLSSIKSKNNFLTEEEVRKAISVESNQEATLLQINDDKALITDVFHEVRKINRDLVTQSTELSKILHEQYNDDDATSHLNLIRNILASTNLLSIRLDSYEYFHNPEAITTAKLSNISIYKKFDKVKKILYTTCKFKKIQINLNGYSKMTINGFQIFDILPYILIDNAVKYSPSMEEINITFDDKLKKIEIENIGPEIDPTELQKLSQKGFRPKNSLGYQGTGTGLFLAKQICKLHNIEISFNSKFAYKVSSINENHHKFNVTLDFRNVV